From a single Lolium rigidum isolate FL_2022 chromosome 7, APGP_CSIRO_Lrig_0.1, whole genome shotgun sequence genomic region:
- the LOC124677686 gene encoding uncharacterized protein LOC124677686, with the protein MVILCAAHPAPLVHSEFLSGWLSLNSSRMPYGLKSTGRKLRNLNRHRRMITLAKSSSLQDSAASVKPSRLLPTVEPKTFPNSVPEEILSKVRLEESDAFYILELSTSRELSSSLLDKNAAILVCLIDVDGDSLLQRVPAIYGDEPAHGTKPLQSLPFQSGSVDIITFKGPKLQTVKEIWIGLESGSWRLDGLSLKVIHGALNTPTDLEGTLGFSGLQYTFDKLNALLGEDGASVAEARPIAVTDLSGISISDLQEGQLSSARTVESIMEMKEDGLREYADLKQSLLLYDISIVITGFSAFTLASNDGAAYSFLVGGIGGFLYLLLLQRSVDGLPAISSPSEASSSETSLNFSGIRRPWLILSILMVAGAVALKYGAGGDSFELTPTELFVGAAGFLANKVAVLLAAFKPLQSNLENEDGSLD; encoded by the exons ATGGTGATCCTTTGTGCTGCCCACCCTGCTCCTTTGGTTCATTCTGAATTTTTATCTGGGTGGTTATCACTGAACAGTTCCAGAATGCCTTACGGTCTGAAATCAACCGGAAGGAAACTCAGAAACCTAAACAGACATCGGCGGATGATCACTCTGGCAAAAAGTTCTTCATTACAAG ATTCAGCGGCCTCTGTAAAGCCATCTCGTCTTCTGCCAACAGTTGAACCAAAAACATTTCCCAATAGTGTCCCTGAGGAGATACTGTCAAAAGTCAGATTAGAAGAATCGGATGCCTTTTAtatactagagcttagcaccagtAGAGAACTCAGCTCCTCTTTGTTAGATAAGAACGCCGCAATCTTAGTCTGCTTAATTGATGTTGACGGCGACTCCTTGTTACAAAGAGTACCTGCGATCTATGGAGACGAACCTGCACATGgcaccaaaccattacaatccctTCCCTTTCAAAGTGGTTCAGTTGATATCATCACCTTTAAAGGTCCCAAATTGCAGACAGTCAAAGAAATCTGGATCGGCCTTGAATCAG GTTCATGGAGATTAGATGGTTTAAGTTTGAAAGTGATCCATGGAGCACTGAATACGCCTACAGATCTTGAGGGGACACTTGGGTTCAGCGGTTTGCAGTACACGTTCGACAAACTCAATGCGCTGCTTGGTGAGGATGGAGCTTCAGTAGCGGAAGCAAGGCCTATTGCTGTCACTGACCTGTCAGGAATTAGCATTTCTGATCTTCAAGAAGGACAGTTATCCTCAGCAAGGACAGTTGAAAGCATCATGGAAATGAAGGAGGATGGATTGAGAGAGTATGCTGACCTTAAGCAATCCTTGCTGCTCTACGACATATCTATTGTTATCACAGGTTTCTCGGCCTTCACTCTGGCTTCGAATGATGGAGCGGCCTACTCGTTCCTTGTCGGTGGTATTGGAGGATTCCTGTATCTATTGCTGCTCCAAAGATCTGTCGATGGGTTGCCGGCAATTAGTTCCCCTTCAGAAGCGAGCAGTTCAGAGACATCTCTGAATTTCAGCGGCATCAGAAGGCCATGGTTGATATTATCGATTTTGATGGTTGCTGGGGCTGTTGCACTGAAGTACGGTGCTGGCGGTGACAGCTTCGAGCTGACTCCGACTGAGCTCTTTGTTGGAGCCGCAGGGTTCCTGGCGAACAAGGTTGCTGTTCTTCTGGCAGCATTCAAACCCTTGCAAAGCAATTTGGAGAATGAAGATGGATCTCTGGACTGA
- the LOC124672818 gene encoding putative E3 ubiquitin-protein ligase SINA-like 6, with protein MEAGDHSGGNGKRARGDEEVKPEEGELVMQDGDEGRNALAVVEAQAPMADQPQMDLRMDVALLHCQACLLPLKPPVFKCEAAGHVVCCYCRAGHGDICSRANTHCGELDAVVGAAKVPCPYKVFGCERYVVYHESADHQRVCQCAPCACPEPGCAYMGSRGMLLDHFAAAHSRLATALRYGRSWNLSFPLSHRWHVLVGEEDKSVFLLLLGALGAATAVSLVCVRADGAPVPQFWCKLSVERPGDDKDKLVLMASTVGTSALTGGAPAPGKGMFLAVPQELLYGDMLALCIRIDQLRPAAAAPSPSPRSTTPQARIPRKTVFV; from the exons ATGGAGGCCGGGGATCACAGCGGCGGCAACGGCAAGAGGGCGAGAGGGGATGAGGAGGTGAAGCCGGAGGAAGGAGAACTGGTGATGCAGGACGGAGACGAAGGCAGAAATGCCttggcggtggtggaggcgcaGGCGCCCATGGCGGATCAGCCGCAGATGGACCTCAGGATGGACGTGGCTTTGCTCCACTGCCAGGCCTGCCTCCTTCCCCTCAAACCCCCCGTCTTCAAG TGCGAGGCCGCCGGGCACGTCGTGTGCTGCTACTGCCGGGCCGGCCACGGCGACATCTGCAGCCGCGCCAACACCCACTGCGGCGAGCTGGACGCCGTCGTCGGCGCCGCCAAGGTGCCCTGCCCCTACAAGGTGTTCGGCTGCGAGCGCTACGTCGTGTACCACGAGAGCGCGGACCACCAGCGCGTGTGCCAGTGCGCGCCGTGCGCCTGCCCGGAGCCCGGCTGCGCGTACATGGGCTCCCGCGGGATGCTGCTCGACCACTTCGCCGCCGCCCACTCGCGCCTCGCCACCGCGCTCCGGTACGGCCGGTCCTGGAACCTCAGCTTTCCCCTCTCCCACCGCTGGCACGTCCTCGTCGGGGAGGAGGACAAGAGCGTGTTCCTCCTGCTCTTGGGCGCgctgggcgccgccaccgccgtgtcgcTGGTCTGCGTCAGGGCGGATGGCGCCCCGGTGCCACAGTTCTGGTGCAAGCTCTCCGTCGAGCGCCCGGGCGACGACAAGGACAAGCTGGTTCTCATGGCCTCCACGGTGGGAACCAGCGCGCTCACCGGTGGCGCGCCGGCGCCAGGCAAGGGAATGTTCTTGGCGGTGCCCCAGGAGCTGCTCTACGGCGACATGCTCGCGCTCTGCATCCGCATTGATCAGCTCCgacctgccgccgctgctcccagtCCCAGCCCCAGGTCGACGACACCACAAGCAAGGATACCCAGGAAGACTGTGTTCGTTTGA